A region of the Littorina saxatilis isolate snail1 linkage group LG12, US_GU_Lsax_2.0, whole genome shotgun sequence genome:
ACATGCACAAAGGTTTGGGCGAGATGCAGGCACGCCTGAAAGACATTGACTGTGTCATTGAGATTCACGATGCTCGTATACCGTTCTCGGGGCGCGACACGCAGTTCAGAACGTTCATTCAGCTGCGCCCTCATATTCTCTTGTTGAACAAAGCAGATCTTGCCGACTCCAAAAAGTCACAAGTGTTGAACATCGAAGAAAAGCTCAAGGAGCAAGGCGTTGACACAGTGTTTTTCACGGACCTCAGACAGTTTGAGAAAAGCAACTTGCTGCGAAAAGAAATCCTGCCGTTGGTAAAGGAACTGACAGATTCACGACCAAGGTATAACAGGGAGGGGCTGAACGAGTACACAGCTATGGTCATCGGTGTCCCAAATGTCGGCAAGTCCACATTTATCAATGCAGTGAGGTGGGCAAATCTGAACAGGAAAGGGAAAGCCGTGTCTGTTGGTGATAAAGCAGGAGTGACTCGTCATGTTTCTAACAAGATCAGAGTCGACAACAGCCCTCCTGTGTACATTATCGATACTCCTGGAATTCTCACACCCAAAGTTCCTGACATCGAAAATGGAATGCGCTTAGGACTGTGTTCTTGTGTTCCTGACCACTTAGTTGGGGAGGAAAATCTGGCGGACTATCTGCTTTACTGGTTGAACAAAAGAGAAAACTTCTCCTATGTTGACTATTTCAAGCTGGATGGACCTGTGGACAATGCCATGGTGTTTCTGACAAAGGTAGCGGTGAACAATCAGAAAGTTCTGCGTGTGAGAGACGTAGCAACCAATCAGATTGAACGGAAACCAGACCTGCAAGCCGCTGCCTTGATTGTTCTCAGAGCCTTCAGAAGTGGAGAGCTGGGCAGGGTTTTACTTGATGATGACATGTGATTAGACTGTACACTGAAGTGTTAAAAATACCTTCCTTCTCCTGTAAACAATCTTGTATTGTTGTAAACGACCACGGCACAGGTCTGTCCAGGCTTAAAGTTGGACCCACACACTAAACAGTCATCAGCCTGGCTGGTTCGTGTGCTGAGTGAGAATTTGTTTCTGAACAAATTTTGCAAATTTACGAAATTTTCATTTAGTAATATTAGTCATTCATATAAAAAAAGTTGCCGCTTGGTACAGAAAGCATCCAGACTAGATCTCTGGGATGAGGTGCACAAAGCGAAACTGTGTGCCACCCAGCTGGGTGGGATCAATCCCCGGGGTCTGATTGGTGAAAATAACAactctcaatttcaaccaattcgaCCCCGCGGCTGTGTACCACCTGTTTGGGTTGCACACAGTTTTGCTTGGTGCACCTCATCCCTGCTTCGCATGCACAGTGTACAAGCTTTGAAGGGTCTATGTTGGTCTGCAACatgtgtacacaggaagggagctatctttaaaggcacagtgcagctcacagccttcgttttgcgtttttgttgcagctgagtgcatttacagttcaaaaatcctcctatggtagtaaaacaaacccaaaactacccaacgacgacatctgtgaagctcgacagtttcttgttcacgcgagtgcataaattaacctagttattacgtggtgtttggtcggagttcgattcaactgagtgattccggcctccattttgttgagtcacttgagaaaaagtgactctatgtaatcggtcagtgttagtctgtccggccggccgtccgtccggccggccggccgtccggccggccgtccgtagacaccaccttaacgttggacttttctcggaaactatcaaagcgatccggctcatattttgtttagtcgtgacctccaatgacctctacactttaacgatggtttcgttgacctttgacctttttcaaggtcacaggtcagcgtcaaaggaaaaattagacattttatatctttgacaaagttcatcggatgtgattgaaactttgtaggattattctttacatcaaagtatttacatctgtagccttttacgaacgttatcagaaaaacaagggagataactagccttttctgttcggcaacacacaacttaacgttgggcttttctcggaaactataaaagtgaccgggctcaaattttatgtgaacgtgactcccagtgacctctacactttgacgtctgctttggtgacctttgacctttttcaaggtcacaggtatgtcttgaaggaaaaaaattgaaatatcatatctctgaaactattcatcggatttgattcaaactttataggattattctttacatcaaattatttacatctgtattgtgttgtgaatagcaatttcttcctgtccatctgatgcctcatataatattcagaactgcgaaagtgactcgatcgagcgtttgctcttcttgttttacacaaactcatgatgacgtctgacatagtttgccagtgacgtgtctttttgtgcatgatgtggtgatctacctgatctaaatttagatccaaaaataggtcaagaccagccgggtccgagtacgaaattaattcgtagaaaaatcgcagttcttgactctttgggtgcaagtcaatgaaacttggtagttcttctaacggatagctgcctgaggtatgactaaaagccccaggggctccgtgcacctggatttgacaagttcagtacctttaaaggaTATGTCAGTGTGAAAGGAatgtctacagtggaacccccttttaatttaagacctccacatCTGAGAGtgagaaatcaggtcttaaaaaggagtgagtcttaaaatgggggtcatttacagaggttatgaacaaaaagtcagggtcttaaaagggagtaagtcttaaattggggggtcttaaaaggggggttccactgtacttgtaATGTAAGACCTCTGCGGTGATTAGACTCCTCCAAAATAAGGGACATGTTCTGCTGCCCCTTGGTCTACATGTATTGTGAAAAAATATTCCAGTAATTGAAAGACATCTGATAGGGTCACTTTTGGTTGGTCCTGAAGTTGGCATGTTGTGAAAGGTACCACTGTGTGTCGTACAGCACAGCCAGCCTGAGAGAGTTCAGTATGCAGAGCAGATCACTGAGTGtagattgtatatatatatatatacagtattTAGTCTATGGACCATTTCGAAGCTGGGTTGGGAGAGGGGAGGAAGAGATAGCAGACTCTCTGTTTCAGCGCATGGCGTGACACCGCCAGACGCATGGCGTGACACCGCCAGACGCGTGAAGATTTTCTAAATGGTCGCTAGGTTATATTGAGgatgtgaggtgtgtgtgaaactgaaagagagagggagagagattgtGTCCCGTTTAATCATTGCCTAAAAATGCTATGTCTTTTAAATCTGTGAGACCTGCTTGgactgaaaattaaaaattatatgGTTGAGTGAAGATTTTATGTTGATCTGTACTAATTTTGTGATTGTGTCTGAAGACTGACAGTTAGAGAGACACCTGTACATAagcgccccctccccccccccccccccccccacacacacacacacacaatgtatacAGGCTTTTACGATCAGTTGCTAATGTTGTTCACATTTGCTTTTTTCATTGACAAACATGTGTTGTACTTCCGGAAAGTGGACCACCTTGTTATTGCTCCCTTTagggtaaaaaaaagaaagggaggCGACTGTTGGGAAAACCCTCAATCATGTGTACAACAGATGTTGGAATCAAAATGGTGACAAGCACAAACACAGGCACATTATAACGGATCCTGTCAACCTTTTGCTTTGCAAGACTATGGGTCTGAAAAAAGCCAAGCATAAAGAAGTGAAGAAAGCAAAAAGACGAGGGCCTTTGACTGATGACAAAAGAGTGCTACACCAAAGGCATTCTTCCTAAAATAACAACAGTTTAGTGCACAGCTGAGACTAACcatacacattttttttcaaagGTATTGAGattaaaaccacacacacacgcacagaggcTGTGAAATGCCTTTGAAACAGAGTTTCTGTGTGAGGTATGGATGGAAATGTGTCTGattaagggcaggtgggccagtgcaaaattgaccaaatcgttcaaaacactgttttgggtattttagcagattatgtttccataacatacctatcatccatgtgtgtcggtgtttttgtcaaaagtgtcctatttatctgtcaataaagacaaaatgtgaacatgtgtggcattgattgtcttctgtagtcgatattcccccgccaaaaaatgtctcatttcaaaggctagttacagctttgtcctcagcaaaacagtgcattcacgacacacgaaactgcgcagcagctcttgacctataacatgacatcagtgttttgatgaatgttccattcactcagccacttgtccgttgcaaaggcagcaatcgtaatcgaacggaaatgtccttatttggaaggtactcgacatccattggttcgtttcataaaccgaaatcgggaaccagtttactttgtgagtgcgcatgctcagcttacgaattttgcatacggaaactaccgaagagactctcggccatgacgggaacacccgaagt
Encoded here:
- the LOC138981927 gene encoding mitochondrial ribosome-associated GTPase 1-like, with product MASRLPGTARSFRSKFSLPNENVLRWFPGHMHKGLGEMQARLKDIDCVIEIHDARIPFSGRDTQFRTFIQLRPHILLLNKADLADSKKSQVLNIEEKLKEQGVDTVFFTDLRQFEKSNLLRKEILPLVKELTDSRPRYNREGLNEYTAMVIGVPNVGKSTFINAVRWANLNRKGKAVSVGDKAGVTRHVSNKIRVDNSPPVYIIDTPGILTPKVPDIENGMRLGLCSCVPDHLVGEENLADYLLYWLNKRENFSYVDYFKLDGPVDNAMVFLTKVAVNNQKVLRVRDVATNQIERKPDLQAAALIVLRAFRSGELGRVLLDDDM